The Neochlamydia sp. S13 genome has a segment encoding these proteins:
- a CDS encoding tetratricopeptide repeat protein, whose amino-acid sequence MHPNVFLRPPHFGIQKISFDQPEFFHSIFSLKDLVIKNHEMNLDYFIVLSQDEFQNIQVYDANLFIKYVWNDQLSSLTSPPKHFDRDFVIYRTNWAEENNELYYFCSREDLLDPRYIQYIRGHDIEANEEDRQEAFISIAQDYARGTGLFGQNYTQAFAWYERAAQFHHPVALCCLAIMKEDGQGTTLSLEQAFSYMHAAAKHNERMQDPRINYMLARYYEEGIGTEKNSQKALKFYLKAAEKGFLDASQKVESLQTTNCP is encoded by the coding sequence ATGCATCCAAACGTTTTCCTAAGGCCCCCTCATTTTGGCATTCAAAAAATCTCTTTCGATCAACCTGAATTTTTCCATTCTATTTTTTCATTAAAAGATTTAGTAATTAAAAATCATGAGATGAATTTAGATTATTTTATAGTGCTCAGCCAAGACGAATTTCAGAACATACAGGTTTACGACGCTAACCTTTTTATAAAATATGTCTGGAACGATCAGTTGAGCAGTTTAACTTCACCCCCTAAACATTTTGATCGAGATTTTGTAATTTACCGTACTAATTGGGCCGAGGAAAATAATGAGCTTTATTATTTTTGCAGCCGTGAGGATCTTTTGGATCCCCGCTATATACAATATATTAGAGGTCATGACATCGAGGCGAATGAAGAAGACCGCCAAGAAGCTTTTATTTCTATTGCTCAAGACTACGCAAGAGGAACTGGGCTCTTTGGCCAAAATTATACGCAAGCATTTGCTTGGTATGAACGTGCCGCCCAATTTCATCATCCGGTAGCTCTTTGCTGCCTAGCTATTATGAAAGAAGATGGACAGGGTACAACTCTTTCCTTAGAACAAGCATTTTCTTACATGCACGCGGCTGCCAAACATAATGAGCGCATGCAAGATCCTAGAATCAATTACATGCTTGCTCGTTATTATGAAGAAGGAATTGGAACAGAAAAAAACTCTCAAAAAGCATTAAAATTTTATTTAAAAGCTGCTGAAAAAGGTTTTCTTGATGCTTCTCAAAAAGTAGAAAGTTTACAAACGACAAACTGTCCATAA
- a CDS encoding leucine-rich repeat domain-containing protein, whose product MHPISSISIESLPNELLLPILEACVVPPLFSVCKRWHHLLATEVMPSLYKKIAQFHFPTKNTTTQRTLMLAKVYQFNPGLTSTEKVYQAFKQVFTLAKSISSLEFKGKTEEKRGLTLANYSSYLLNINRLLLWKKLPGGEEYLSREEIKHLPLQKKGELLRDWIEENCKNITDLDLSRVGLTYLPPEIGRLSQLQELNLSQNQLTALPAEIGRLSQLQWLNLNQNQLTALPAEIGRLSQLEWLNLNQNQLTSLPAEISQLSQLQELQLSQNQLTALPAEIGQLSELQTLDLRENELNNLPTEIGRLPQLQWLQLNQNQLTSLPAEIGQLSKLQTLELNQNQLTALPAQIGQLSKLQTLELNQNQLTALPAQIGQLSQLRVLYLNQNQLTALPTEIGQLSKLQNLYLNQNQLTSLPEEIGRLPQLQWLDLNQNQLTALPAEIGQLPELLQLNLNQNQLTALPAEIRQLSNLLQLNLNQNQLTALPTEIGQLSQLQGLHLNQNQLTALPAEIGRLSQLEWLNLNQNQLTSLPAEIGQLSQLQELHLNQNQLTALPAEIGLMSRLQMFDSSQNQLAALPAEIWLMPRLRVLYLNQNQLTSLPVEIGQLSQLKELDSSQNQLTSLPTEIGQLSNLLQLHLNQNQLTALPAEIGQLSQLQELDSSQNQLTSLPAEIGQLSELQVLYLNQNQLTSLPVEIGQLSQLQELDSSQNQLTSLPVEIGLLSELQTLELNQNQLTSLPAEIGLLSELQTLELNQNQLTSLPAQIGQLSELQALDLRENQLTSLPAEIGRLSQLQYLLLNQNQLTSLPAEIGQLSELQVLHLNQNQLTSLPAGIGQLFQLTKLELAENPLKDIAEKIRQRFPL is encoded by the coding sequence ATGCATCCTATCTCATCGATTTCTATTGAAAGCTTGCCCAATGAATTGCTGCTCCCTATCTTAGAGGCTTGCGTAGTTCCTCCCTTATTTAGCGTCTGTAAAAGATGGCATCATCTGCTGGCTACTGAAGTGATGCCTTCTCTTTATAAAAAAATAGCACAGTTTCATTTTCCCACGAAGAATACCACTACCCAGCGAACTCTTATGCTAGCTAAAGTTTATCAATTCAATCCTGGACTTACCTCTACTGAAAAAGTTTATCAAGCTTTTAAGCAAGTTTTTACCTTAGCTAAATCTATTTCTTCTTTGGAATTTAAAGGGAAAACAGAAGAAAAAAGAGGCTTAACGCTGGCTAATTACTCTTCTTATCTCTTAAATATTAATCGCCTTTTACTTTGGAAAAAACTTCCTGGTGGGGAAGAATACTTGAGCCGAGAAGAAATTAAGCACTTGCCTCTACAAAAAAAAGGAGAGCTTCTTAGAGATTGGATTGAAGAAAATTGTAAAAATATCACGGATTTAGATTTATCTAGAGTAGGCTTGACTTATTTACCCCCCGAAATAGGCCGATTGTCTCAGCTGCAAGAGCTTAACTTAAGCCAAAACCAGCTCACCGCTCTGCCTGCAGAAATTGGGCGGCTGTCCCAGCTGCAATGGCTTAACTTAAATCAGAACCAGCTCACCGCTCTGCCTGCAGAAATTGGGCGGCTGTCCCAGCTGGAATGGCTTAACTTAAATCAAAACCAGCTCACCAGTCTTCCTGCAGAAATAAGCCAATTGTCTCAGCTGCAAGAACTTCAGTTAAGCCAAAACCAGCTCACCGCTCTGCCTGCAGAAATCGGGCAGTTGTCTGAGCTACAAACTCTTGACTTAAGAGAAAACGAGCTCAACAACCTGCCTACAGAGATCGGGCGGCTGCCTCAGCTGCAATGGCTTCAATTAAATCAAAACCAGCTCACCAGCCTGCCTGCAGAAATCGGGCAGTTGTCTAAGCTGCAAACGCTTGAATTAAATCAAAACCAGCTCACCGCTCTGCCTGCACAAATCGGGCAGTTGTCTAAGCTGCAAACGCTTGAATTAAATCAAAACCAGCTCACCGCTCTGCCTGCACAAATCGGGCAGCTGTCTCAACTACGAGTGCTTTACTTAAATCAAAATCAGCTCACTGCTCTGCCTACGGAAATCGGGCAGTTGTCTAAGCTGCAAAATCTTTACTTAAATCAAAACCAGCTCACCAGCCTGCCTGAAGAAATCGGACGGCTGCCTCAGCTGCAATGGCTTGATTTAAATCAAAACCAGCTCACCGCTCTGCCTGCAGAAATAGGGCAGCTGCCTGAGCTGCTACAGCTTAACTTAAATCAAAACCAGCTCACCGCTCTGCCTGCAGAAATTAGGCAGCTGTCTAATCTGCTACAGCTTAACTTAAATCAAAACCAGCTCACCGCTCTGCCTACAGAAATCGGGCAGCTGTCTCAGCTGCAAGGGCTTCACTTAAATCAAAACCAGCTCACCGCTCTGCCCGCAGAAATTGGGCGGCTGTCCCAGCTGGAATGGCTTAACTTAAATCAAAACCAGCTCACCAGTTTGCCTGCAGAAATTGGGCAGCTGTCTCAGCTGCAAGAGCTTCACTTAAATCAAAACCAGCTCACCGCTCTGCCTGCAGAAATCGGGCTGATGTCTAGGCTGCAAATGTTTGATTCAAGCCAAAACCAGCTTGCCGCTCTGCCTGCAGAAATCTGGCTGATGCCTAGGCTGCGGGTGCTTTACTTAAATCAAAACCAGCTCACCAGTCTGCCTGTAGAAATCGGGCAGCTGTCTCAGCTGAAAGAGCTTGATTCAAGCCAAAACCAGCTCACCAGTCTGCCTACAGAAATCGGGCAGCTGTCTAATCTGCTACAGCTTCACTTAAATCAAAACCAGCTCACCGCTCTGCCTGCAGAAATCGGGCAGCTGTCTCAGCTGCAAGAACTTGATTCAAGCCAAAACCAGCTCACCAGTCTGCCTGCAGAAATCGGGCAGCTTTCTGAGCTGCAAGTGCTTTACTTAAATCAGAACCAGCTCACCAGTCTGCCTGTAGAAATCGGGCAGCTGTCTCAGCTGCAAGAACTTGATTCAAGCCAAAACCAGCTCACCAGTCTGCCTGTAGAAATCGGGCTGCTGTCTGAGCTGCAAACGCTTGAATTAAATCAAAACCAGCTCACCAGCCTGCCTGCAGAAATCGGGCTGCTGTCTGAGCTGCAAACGCTTGAATTAAATCAAAACCAGCTCACCAGTCTGCCTGCACAAATCGGGCAGCTTTCTGAGCTGCAAGCGCTTGACTTAAGAGAAAACCAGCTCACCAGTCTGCCTGCAGAGATAGGGCGGTTGTCTCAGCTGCAATATCTTCTCTTAAATCAAAACCAGCTCACCAGTCTGCCTGCAGAAATCGGGCAGCTTTCTGAGCTGCAAGTGCTTCACTTAAATCAAAACCAGCTCACCAGCCTTCCTGCAGGAATAGGACAACTGTTTCAGCTTACCAAACTTGAATTAGCGGAAAATCCTTTGAAAGATATTGCAGAAAAAATAAGGCAGCGTTTTCCATTGTAG
- the nrdJ gene encoding ribonucleoside-triphosphate reductase, adenosylcobalamin-dependent has product MTKPTARAMATALRTYHRPINEGETLLESWDQVVERVISHQHWLWERALGRNLSDREDDELEELRGLILNRQVAPAGRTLWLGGTELSRKRESSMFNCSYTHVETVYDIVDVLWLLLQGCGVGFRPITGTLNGFRRPLQEIRVIRSNRTGKGGEQNNVETYDSATKTWTIKVGDSAIAWAKAVGKLVAGKYPARTLVLDFSEIRPAGTRLKGYGWISSGDEQIAKAFKAIAKILSDRADQLLTRIDILDIVNWLGTILSSRRSAQIALFEYAQPEWEEFAVAKKEWWLKGNAHRQQSNNSLLFRQKPTKAELESLFQLMMDSGGSEPGFINAMEAERRAPWFKGCNPCVEILLGNKSFCNLTEVNVLAFKGDKIGLERALYLAGRMNYRQTMVNLRDEILQEAWHLNNDFLHLCGVGLTGIRARSDLTAYDYKRMRNITVSAAYSMANELNSPLPKNVTCVKPSGTLSKIMGTEEWGEVPEGVHLPLGKYIFNNITYSKHDPLVGRFRAAGYTVVEKPYEPESVLVKFPVKFENISFTRMMVTRKNGKVEEVEVNTDSAVYQLEWYKLLQETWCEQNVSNTISYDPSEVPAIIDWLLENWDTYVGVSFLFRNDPTKNAEDLGYAYLPQEVVTKENYDTYVAKLKDIDYSGIEMRDEELEAACATGACPVR; this is encoded by the coding sequence ATGACAAAACCAACAGCAAGGGCTATGGCCACAGCTTTGAGAACATATCATCGCCCTATTAATGAGGGAGAAACTTTGCTAGAAAGTTGGGATCAAGTTGTTGAACGAGTAATTAGCCATCAGCACTGGCTGTGGGAAAGAGCTTTAGGGCGTAATCTGAGTGATCGCGAGGATGACGAATTGGAAGAGCTACGCGGGCTTATTCTTAATCGTCAAGTAGCACCTGCCGGCAGAACTTTATGGTTGGGTGGAACGGAGTTGAGCCGTAAACGTGAGTCTAGCATGTTTAATTGTTCTTATACCCATGTGGAAACAGTCTATGATATCGTCGATGTGCTTTGGCTCTTGTTACAAGGTTGCGGGGTAGGCTTTAGGCCTATTACTGGCACTCTAAATGGTTTTCGTAGACCTTTGCAAGAGATTCGGGTGATTCGTTCTAATCGAACAGGCAAAGGTGGCGAACAGAATAATGTAGAAACTTATGATTCTGCAACGAAGACATGGACAATTAAAGTCGGGGATTCAGCGATTGCTTGGGCAAAAGCTGTGGGTAAACTGGTGGCAGGTAAATATCCTGCTAGAACTTTAGTACTTGATTTTTCTGAGATCCGACCTGCAGGGACACGCCTTAAAGGGTATGGCTGGATTTCATCTGGAGATGAGCAAATTGCTAAAGCTTTTAAAGCGATTGCTAAAATTTTATCCGACCGTGCTGATCAGCTTCTGACTCGTATTGATATTTTAGATATCGTCAACTGGCTGGGTACCATTCTTTCTAGCCGCCGCTCAGCCCAGATAGCGCTATTTGAATATGCCCAACCAGAATGGGAAGAGTTTGCGGTAGCAAAAAAAGAATGGTGGCTTAAAGGGAATGCTCATCGTCAGCAATCTAATAATAGCCTTCTTTTTCGCCAGAAACCAACCAAAGCAGAATTAGAAAGCCTTTTTCAACTCATGATGGATTCGGGGGGATCCGAACCTGGTTTTATTAATGCCATGGAAGCTGAAAGACGGGCACCTTGGTTTAAAGGCTGTAATCCTTGTGTAGAAATTCTTCTAGGTAATAAAAGTTTTTGCAACTTAACCGAGGTAAATGTATTAGCTTTTAAAGGGGATAAAATTGGCTTAGAGAGAGCTCTTTATCTAGCCGGTAGAATGAACTACCGTCAAACAATGGTTAACTTAAGAGATGAAATTCTTCAAGAAGCTTGGCATCTCAATAATGATTTTCTGCACCTATGTGGAGTTGGCTTAACAGGCATTCGTGCAAGAAGTGATCTGACTGCCTATGATTACAAGCGTATGCGTAATATCACTGTAAGTGCGGCTTATAGCATGGCTAATGAGCTCAATTCTCCTTTGCCTAAAAACGTCACTTGTGTGAAACCTAGTGGTACCTTAAGCAAAATCATGGGAACAGAAGAATGGGGGGAAGTGCCAGAAGGAGTGCATTTGCCGCTAGGAAAATATATTTTTAATAATATCACTTATTCTAAGCATGATCCTTTAGTGGGACGTTTTCGAGCTGCAGGTTATACGGTGGTAGAAAAACCTTACGAGCCAGAATCTGTACTTGTTAAATTTCCTGTAAAATTTGAGAATATTTCGTTTACGCGGATGATGGTCACCAGAAAGAATGGTAAAGTGGAAGAAGTAGAGGTAAACACTGATTCGGCTGTTTATCAGCTCGAGTGGTACAAGCTTTTACAAGAAACTTGGTGTGAGCAGAATGTTTCCAACACTATCTCTTACGATCCTTCCGAGGTTCCTGCTATTATTGACTGGCTGTTAGAAAATTGGGATACTTATGTAGGAGTTTCCTTCTTATTTCGTAATGATCCTACAAAAAATGCCGAAGACCTAGGATATGCTTATTTACCGCAGGAAGTGGTCACTAAGGAAAATTATGATACCTATGTGGCTAAGTTGAAAGATATCGATTATTCAGGCATTGAAATGCGCGATGAAGAGTTAGAAGCTGCTTGTGCAACAGGTGCCTGTCCCGTCCGTTAA